In Psychrilyobacter piezotolerans, the genomic stretch GTAACTTTAGTATAGTTGTTTTCTAAGTATTTTTTGTATTGTGTCATAAAAAACACCTCCTATAGGAGTTTTAACACATAAAAGGTTGAAAGTTAAGGGGATTAATTTTTTTGATGAATTAAAAAAATACCCCTTTTTTTAATTGAAATTTTAAATATTATCAAGCATACTTAAATGATAATAAAAGTAAAGGGAGGAGGAAAATGAAAAAAATATTATTAGGAACGGACTATTAATTTTATCAGCGATCGGAATGGCAGATACAAATATTGATTTTGATTCACCAAATGGAATGTAAGACCTGAAAAATATGGGATGACTAGTAGAGAATACGTTGAAACTGAAAGTTATTCATTTATGAAAGAGTTCATAGATAGAAATGGATTAAATAAACCAACTCATTTTAAATCATTAGCAAAACCAGGTGATAATTGGGTTGTATCTCCAAATAGAGACACAATTTATACTATGATTACTGTCAAAACTACCAAAGGATTTACTTTAAAATTACCAGAAATGAATGGAAGGTTCTTAGGTGCTCAGTTTGTAAATGCCGATCATACAGTTCCGTTTTATGAAACAA encodes the following:
- a CDS encoding DUF1254 domain-containing protein, yielding MTSREYVETESYSFMKEFIDRNGLNKPTHFKSLAKPGDNWVVSPNRDTIYTMITVKTTKGFTLKLPEMNGRFLGAQFVNADHTVPFYETKGAFLYNKKVNG